TTTCCACCTTTTAAAACACAAACATTTCCACTTTTAAAACAAAGGGCCGCTGTATCACTTGTAACATTTGGTCTACTTTCATAAATGATTCCGATAACACCAATTGGTATAGATACTTTTTGAATATTTAAGCCATCTTCCGTAACCCAGCCATCAAGTGTTCTTCCTACTGGTTCTTTTAGTGCTGCTATTTCTTTTATAGCTTTTGCCATATCCATTACTCTATCACCTGTTAGAAGTAATCTATCCATTAAGGCAGCATCTAAGTTATTTACTCTTGCATTCTCCATATCTTTTTCATTGTGGTTAATTATGTAATCGCAGTGTTCAATAATAGCCTCAGCCATTTGATTTAGAACTTTGTTTTTTACTTCACCACTAAGTGTTGAGATATGTCTGCTTGTCTTTTTTGCTTCTATTAAAAATTGTTGCATGAAACTCTCTTTTCCAATGTGTTGTATATATTTTGACTATTTTAGCTAAAAAATCTTTAACTATTTTTTTCAATACTTAAAATTGTATTTTTTAAAGTACTAATAACACTACTTTTATTAATCTCATTTAAATCTAAAATAAGATTAAATCCATTTTGTTCTTCTATAATTGTACTATTGCTACTACTTGAAAGTACTTCATAGGTCTGAATAGGATGGGATATCCCTTTTACATTTAACTCTTCTCTTTTGGTACATTTTATACTATCTTTGATAAACATATATGTTTCACTTGATATTAAAATCTCATCAGGGTTTGCATTTGATTCTAACCTAGAGGCTAAGTTCACAACTCCTCCTATAATAGTATAATCAAGTCTATTTTTAGAGCCAAAATTTCCAACTGTACAATATCCACTATTTATTCCCATTCTTATATGAACGGGTTTACTTATTCCATCTTTTTGCCATTTTATACGTAGCTCTCCCATGGCTTCTCTCATCTCTATTGCCATATTTATACAAGAAATAGCATCTTTGGTCTTACCATTTGAAAGTGGATCTCCAAAGAAAACCATAATAGAATCACCTATATACTTATCAATAGTTCCTCCATGTTTTATTACAATACTTGACATGATATCTAAGTACTCATTTAAAAGTTGTGTTAAAGTCTCTGTTTCAACACTATCTGTTAAGTCTGTAAAGCCTTGTATATCTGAAAAAAAGACGGTTAAATATTTTCTTTTAGATTCTAATTGAACATCTTGTTTTCCACTAAAGATTGATTCGAAGATTTGAGGTGATAAATATTTGGAAAGTTTATTTGATAAATTTTCTAAAGTATCTTTTTGCTCTTGTATATTAATAAGAGCAGTTTGTAATTCATTTGTTCTACTTTTTATTCTTTGTTCTAGGGTATTTTGATTCTCTTTTATATTTTGAGACATGTTATTAAATGTTTTTGCTATCTCATTAAACTCTTTATCTTCTTGAATACTTATATTAGCATCATAATCACCATTTTTCAACTTTTGTACACCATTTTTTAA
This portion of the Arcobacter nitrofigilis DSM 7299 genome encodes:
- a CDS encoding adenylate/guanylate cyclase domain-containing protein, which encodes MNIRKKVIFSFVILILFIISISSLSLITTYHMKENASFAKEVSKLINIQEDMNELINLATLESSLKNLDKIKENFNSFEKKFELLKHEILKKNKKDFIDNIIHNIRQNDEVKSHLDKLFENEHTIELIFDEVYNFQKKHVFHQNMFKKVYPKEDEARNKLQKLIKETKSLTLVQEFGDLKYYSKETLYQHKDKERYEKWISSIDKIILELLKKDEKELFDLFTNYKKTVQKVGKIVLDINNIEKQEKVLVNVLISILKENKQVSVSIERKIEEITDQFLSNLSTLEFTLVASIVFITFVLTLYITSRLTIILKKLKNGVQKLKNGDYDANISIQEDKEFNEIAKTFNNMSQNIKENQNTLEQRIKSRTNELQTALINIQEQKDTLENLSNKLSKYLSPQIFESIFSGKQDVQLESKRKYLTVFFSDIQGFTDLTDSVETETLTQLLNEYLDIMSSIVIKHGGTIDKYIGDSIMVFFGDPLSNGKTKDAISCINMAIEMREAMGELRIKWQKDGISKPVHIRMGINSGYCTVGNFGSKNRLDYTIIGGVVNLASRLESNANPDEILISSETYMFIKDSIKCTKREELNVKGISHPIQTYEVLSSSSNSTIIEEQNGFNLILDLNEINKSSVISTLKNTILSIEKNS